A genomic window from Fibrobacterota bacterium includes:
- a CDS encoding DUF3108 domain-containing protein, protein MSSGLRRLFVALCLLAGAAFAVHPLQGEKLHYDVSWAGMVVGRASIECLPTTNPALVVVRTTARANQTIQSMYPVLDTIQSFVHVSTGLPVQFRKSQKEGNYSAEIRINFQRSKDRAVVSGQIKGVSKPDTTLTLEGGEYDLLSALVKVRLASLVPGTSQFLSMVDNRKRFASVEVQCLRRDTIDVESGKAPVLVVVPKIHGDALFASKGTLTIWMTDDSLHVPLRMESKIALGTIKAELTSRSAP, encoded by the coding sequence CCCTCCAGGGCGAGAAGCTCCACTACGATGTGTCCTGGGCGGGCATGGTGGTCGGGCGAGCGTCCATCGAGTGCTTGCCCACCACCAATCCGGCGTTGGTGGTGGTGCGGACCACGGCCCGTGCCAACCAGACCATCCAGTCGATGTACCCCGTCTTGGATACCATCCAGTCGTTCGTGCATGTGTCCACTGGATTGCCCGTCCAGTTTCGCAAGTCCCAGAAGGAAGGCAATTACTCCGCCGAGATCCGGATCAACTTCCAGCGCTCGAAGGACCGGGCTGTCGTTTCCGGCCAGATCAAAGGGGTCTCCAAGCCCGACACCACGCTGACCTTGGAGGGCGGCGAATACGATCTTCTCTCCGCGCTGGTGAAGGTGCGGTTGGCCTCCTTGGTTCCGGGCACTTCGCAATTTCTGTCCATGGTGGACAATCGCAAGCGGTTCGCCTCGGTGGAGGTGCAATGCCTTCGCCGCGACACCATCGATGTGGAATCGGGGAAGGCCCCTGTTTTGGTGGTGGTTCCGAAAATCCATGGCGATGCGCTGTTCGCCTCCAAAGGAACCCTCACGATCTGGATGACCGACGATTCCTTGCATGTGCCGCTGCGCATGGAGTCCAAGATCGCGCTGGGCACCATCAAGGCGGAACTGACCAGCCGGTCGGCTCCCTAG
- a CDS encoding fibronectin type III domain-containing protein yields the protein MRFVHWIQLPFFEDPTAPSSPLEFSMHPTFRILLLAAGFSFGGASSLVSTPADSTTTPVLAASVGSDRVNLRWSLCPTCDSYEVFRSTASSGPWNSIAKVRGTVVHSDTGLTSRTLYFYRVSGFKGSIEGDFSDVLQAITADTLADSSQAKKPIPR from the coding sequence ATGAGATTTGTACATTGGATCCAGTTGCCCTTCTTCGAAGACCCTACCGCACCGTCTTCGCCCCTGGAGTTCTCGATGCACCCCACCTTTCGCATTCTCCTGCTTGCTGCCGGCTTCTCTTTCGGAGGGGCCTCCTCGTTGGTTTCCACTCCAGCGGATTCCACCACCACGCCTGTCTTGGCTGCCTCCGTGGGATCCGATCGCGTGAACCTCAGATGGTCTCTCTGTCCGACTTGCGACAGCTACGAGGTCTTTCGATCCACGGCCAGCTCCGGTCCGTGGAATTCCATCGCCAAGGTCCGCGGAACCGTGGTCCACTCCGATACGGGTCTGACTTCCCGGACACTGTATTTCTACCGGGTCTCCGGGTTCAAGGGATCCATCGAAGGGGATTTCTCCGATGTGCTCCAGGCCATCACCGCTGATACCCTCGCGGATAGCTCCCAAGCCAAAAAGCCCATTCCTCGCTGA
- a CDS encoding elongation factor G, producing the protein MRPLDNVRNFGISAHIDSGKTTLTERILFYTGRIHQIHEVRGKDGVGATMDSMELERERGITIQSAATYCAWNECNYNIIDTPGHVDFTIEVERSLRVLDGAILVLCGVAGVQSQSITVDRQMRRYGVPRVAFVNKCDRSGADPFRVAGQLKDKLNLNAVMIQIPLGLEDKIQGVIDLVTMKAYYNEGDSGETVVERDIPADHPATNHLIYPNILEEAKVYREKMLDGLSPFDEELDELRLMEQEIPVDKIRAAIRKGVIKLELVPVLCGSAYKNRGVQKLLDGVNLYLPNPYDVQNYALDLDKGEEKIEMFTDDTKPLVAYAFKLQESKYGQLTYVRVYQGKLTKGLTIYNQTTKKKVNVGRLVRMHSEKMEEITESSSGDIVALYGIDCSSGTTFTDGKVNVNMTSMFVPEAVISLKIEAKNRDHLVNMSKAINRFTKEDPTFRCHVDEESGETIIAGMGELHLDVYVERMRREYGVEVSTGKPQVAYREAITQKAEFSYTHKKQTGGSGQFAKVGGWIEPISPEEAKDYEFVDDIVGGVIPKEFVGSCDKGFQSCLGGGGLIGFPIVRIRVGINDGATHQVDSSDNAFQIAARMAFRETYPKAKPQILEPIMKVQIDTPTEFQGTIMGNLNGRRGVILGTTEEFAYTRIDVEVPLSEMFGYATELRSMSQGKAEFTMEFAKYEAVPKSVGEELQKKYGGAKRLGGDD; encoded by the coding sequence ATGCGTCCGTTGGACAATGTCCGCAACTTCGGCATCTCGGCCCACATCGACTCGGGCAAGACGACTCTCACCGAGCGCATCTTGTTCTACACGGGCCGTATCCACCAGATCCACGAGGTGCGCGGCAAGGACGGCGTCGGCGCCACCATGGACTCCATGGAACTGGAACGCGAACGCGGCATCACCATCCAGTCGGCAGCCACCTACTGCGCCTGGAACGAATGCAACTACAACATCATCGACACTCCCGGACACGTCGACTTCACCATCGAAGTGGAACGTTCGCTGCGCGTGCTCGACGGCGCCATCCTGGTGCTCTGCGGCGTGGCCGGTGTGCAGTCCCAGTCCATCACGGTGGACCGCCAGATGCGCCGCTACGGCGTGCCCCGCGTGGCCTTCGTGAACAAGTGCGACCGCTCGGGCGCCGATCCGTTCCGCGTGGCCGGCCAGCTCAAGGACAAGCTGAACCTGAACGCCGTCATGATCCAGATCCCGCTGGGACTGGAAGACAAGATCCAGGGCGTGATCGACCTGGTCACCATGAAGGCCTACTACAACGAAGGCGACTCGGGCGAAACCGTGGTCGAGCGCGACATTCCCGCCGATCATCCCGCCACCAACCACCTCATCTACCCGAACATCCTGGAAGAAGCCAAGGTGTATCGCGAAAAGATGCTGGACGGATTGTCTCCCTTCGACGAAGAGCTCGACGAGCTGCGCCTGATGGAGCAGGAGATCCCGGTTGACAAAATCCGCGCCGCCATCCGCAAGGGTGTCATCAAGCTCGAGCTCGTGCCCGTGCTGTGCGGATCCGCCTACAAGAACCGCGGCGTCCAGAAGTTGTTGGACGGCGTGAACCTCTACCTGCCCAACCCCTACGACGTGCAGAACTACGCGTTGGACTTGGACAAGGGCGAAGAGAAGATCGAGATGTTCACCGACGACACCAAGCCGCTGGTCGCCTACGCGTTCAAGCTGCAGGAGTCGAAGTACGGCCAGCTCACCTACGTCCGCGTGTACCAGGGCAAGCTCACCAAGGGCCTGACCATCTACAACCAGACCACCAAGAAGAAGGTCAACGTCGGACGCCTGGTGCGCATGCACTCGGAAAAGATGGAAGAAATCACCGAGTCCTCCTCGGGTGACATCGTGGCGCTCTACGGCATCGATTGCTCGTCGGGCACCACCTTCACCGACGGCAAGGTGAACGTGAACATGACCTCCATGTTCGTTCCGGAAGCCGTGATCTCGCTGAAGATCGAAGCCAAGAATCGCGACCACTTGGTCAACATGTCCAAGGCGATCAACCGCTTCACCAAGGAAGACCCCACCTTCCGCTGCCACGTGGACGAAGAATCCGGCGAAACCATCATCGCGGGCATGGGTGAACTCCACCTGGACGTGTACGTGGAACGCATGCGTCGCGAATACGGCGTGGAAGTGTCCACCGGCAAGCCCCAGGTGGCCTACCGCGAAGCGATCACCCAGAAGGCCGAATTCTCCTACACCCACAAGAAGCAGACCGGTGGTTCGGGCCAGTTCGCGAAGGTCGGCGGCTGGATCGAGCCCATCTCTCCCGAAGAAGCCAAGGATTACGAGTTCGTCGACGACATCGTCGGCGGCGTGATCCCCAAGGAATTCGTCGGCTCTTGCGACAAGGGCTTCCAGTCCTGCTTGGGCGGCGGCGGCCTCATCGGCTTCCCCATCGTGCGCATCCGCGTGGGCATCAACGACGGCGCGACCCACCAGGTCGACTCGTCCGACAACGCCTTCCAGATCGCCGCTCGTATGGCCTTCCGCGAGACCTACCCCAAGGCCAAGCCGCAGATCCTGGAACCCATCATGAAGGTCCAGATCGACACTCCCACGGAGTTCCAGGGCACCATCATGGGCAACCTGAACGGCCGTCGCGGTGTGATCTTGGGCACCACCGAAGAATTCGCCTACACCCGCATCGACGTGGAAGTTCCTCTGTCGGAAATGTTCGGCTACGCCACCGAACTGCGCTCCATGAGCCAGGGCAAGGCCGAGTTCACGATGGAATTCGCCAAATACGAAGCTGTTCCGAAGTCCGTGGGCGAAGAGCTCCAGAAGAAGTACGGCGGCGCCAAGCGCTTGGGCGGCGACGACTAA
- a CDS encoding type II toxin-antitoxin system RelE/ParE family toxin: MARKIKVTAGFEENLETIRQFLTENVALPAFDALLDRLEDEVIPNLESFPEMGRSLLDRKAESVESLRMQKRLAKRVGSRKIREYLVDDYLVLYLDDGKIVFLLSIRHHRQLSYDFPGMWG, from the coding sequence ATCGCCCGCAAAATCAAGGTCACGGCCGGTTTCGAGGAGAATCTGGAAACGATCCGGCAATTTTTGACCGAGAACGTCGCCCTTCCTGCATTCGATGCGTTGCTGGACCGATTGGAGGACGAGGTCATTCCCAACCTGGAATCCTTCCCGGAAATGGGACGGTCCCTGCTGGATCGCAAGGCGGAATCGGTCGAATCGTTGCGCATGCAGAAGCGATTGGCAAAACGGGTCGGGTCCCGCAAGATCCGGGAATACCTAGTGGACGATTATCTGGTCCTCTACCTGGACGACGGGAAGATCGTCTTCCTTTTGTCCATCAGGCACCACAGGCAATTGTCGTACGATTTTCCGGGGATGTGGGGCTGA
- a CDS encoding type II toxin-antitoxin system Phd/YefM family antitoxin — MAIHAQDVVSLSQARAHLSELADQVNAGAEKILTKNGESYVALVDAKRLDYFHALERERIHLLVLDDASKGLDDVEAGRTRDARKALASFRKPKPLR; from the coding sequence ATGGCCATCCATGCGCAGGATGTGGTTTCGTTGTCGCAGGCGCGAGCGCACTTGTCAGAGCTGGCCGACCAAGTGAACGCCGGTGCGGAAAAGATCCTCACCAAGAACGGCGAGAGCTACGTCGCCTTGGTGGATGCCAAGCGGCTGGATTATTTCCATGCACTGGAGCGCGAGCGCATCCATCTGCTGGTGTTGGACGACGCATCCAAAGGATTGGACGACGTGGAGGCGGGTCGCACACGGGATGCCCGCAAGGCGCTGGCTTCCTTCCGCAAGCCCAAGCCATTGCGTTGA
- a CDS encoding pyruvate ferredoxin oxidoreductase (catalyzes the formation of acetyl-CoA from pyruvate and coenzyme A) codes for MIETTPALAELSPETKLMCERPGTFSGGHRMCAGCPTGLFTKMLTRVSDEYEIVAGNATGCLEVASSIFPYSSWQIPWIHTAFENASAMMSGVEACYRSLVRQGKMRKKLKFVVMGGDGGTYDIGLQSLSGAMERGHDLTYICYDNGAYMNTGVQRSSATPLGAATTTTPVGSESSGRKGNRKDLTKIMLAHNLGYVAQASIHDIHDLFRKMKKAIDHDGPSFINLLSPCIPGWKIDADMAVESAREGVECNFWPLFEVENGKFTINYRPTAKKPVTDWVFSQGRFKHLKKHPEVIAAFQAEVDKQWAWLEMEEARTK; via the coding sequence ATGATCGAGACCACTCCGGCTTTGGCCGAACTCTCTCCCGAAACCAAGCTCATGTGCGAGCGTCCCGGAACCTTTTCCGGCGGACACCGCATGTGCGCGGGCTGCCCCACGGGGCTCTTCACCAAGATGCTCACGCGGGTGAGCGACGAATACGAGATCGTGGCCGGAAACGCCACGGGCTGCCTGGAAGTGGCCAGCTCCATCTTCCCGTATTCCAGCTGGCAGATCCCCTGGATCCACACGGCGTTTGAAAACGCCAGCGCCATGATGAGCGGCGTGGAAGCCTGCTACCGCTCCTTGGTGCGCCAGGGCAAGATGCGCAAGAAGCTCAAGTTCGTGGTGATGGGCGGCGACGGCGGCACGTACGACATCGGCCTCCAATCGCTGTCCGGCGCCATGGAGCGCGGACACGACCTCACCTACATCTGCTACGACAACGGCGCGTACATGAACACGGGCGTACAGCGGTCTTCCGCCACTCCGCTGGGCGCGGCCACCACGACAACTCCTGTCGGGAGCGAAAGCTCGGGCCGCAAGGGCAACCGCAAGGATCTGACCAAGATCATGCTGGCCCACAACCTAGGCTACGTGGCCCAGGCTTCCATCCACGACATCCACGACCTGTTCCGCAAGATGAAGAAGGCCATCGACCACGATGGTCCTTCGTTCATCAATCTGCTGAGCCCGTGCATCCCTGGTTGGAAGATCGACGCCGACATGGCCGTGGAAAGCGCCCGCGAGGGTGTGGAGTGCAATTTCTGGCCGCTGTTTGAGGTGGAAAACGGCAAGTTCACCATCAACTACCGCCCCACCGCCAAAAAGCCCGTCACCGACTGGGTGTTCAGCCAGGGCCGTTTCAAGCACCTGAAAAAACACCCCGAAGTGATCGCGGCCTTCCAAGCGGAAGTGGACAAGCAATGGGCCTGGCTGGAAATGGAAGAGGCGCGGACCAAATAA
- the porA gene encoding pyruvate ferredoxin oxidoreductase — MSNLTAGKPKIVPITGAGACAQAMRQINPDVVAAFPITPSTQIVEDFSAFVANGQVDTEFVTVESEHSAMSACIGASAAGGRVMTATSSAGMAYMWELLYVAASMRQPVLMSLVNRALTGPINIHCDHSDSMGARDAGWIQLYSETNQEAYDNLVMAARIAEHPDVRLPLMVCQDGFIISHSIQTMQLEDDKAVKAFVGPHLPYHSILDTAKPVTWGALDLQDYYIEHKRGQEQGMRNALRVIQEVSDDFAKTFGRQYNLFEDYRLDDAEIVLVAINSVAGEIKEVIDELRTKGEKVGLLKIRSFRPFPYEQIGQALSNAKIITVLDRSASFGAHGPLFTEISTAVYNYASNRPLLMGHTFGLGGRELTLRHIEHVISESRICLDKGEVGNRQGMWLNVRGDKS; from the coding sequence CAATTTGACCGCCGGGAAACCCAAGATCGTTCCCATCACCGGTGCAGGAGCCTGCGCGCAGGCCATGCGCCAGATCAACCCCGACGTGGTGGCGGCCTTCCCTATCACGCCGTCCACCCAGATCGTGGAAGACTTCTCCGCCTTCGTGGCCAACGGCCAGGTGGATACGGAATTTGTCACGGTGGAGTCCGAACACTCCGCCATGAGCGCCTGCATCGGGGCCTCGGCCGCCGGTGGACGTGTGATGACCGCCACCAGCTCCGCCGGCATGGCCTACATGTGGGAGCTTTTGTACGTGGCCGCCTCCATGCGCCAACCCGTGCTGATGAGCCTGGTCAACCGCGCGCTGACCGGTCCCATCAACATCCACTGCGACCATTCGGATTCGATGGGCGCCCGCGACGCCGGATGGATCCAGCTCTACAGCGAAACCAACCAAGAAGCCTACGACAACCTCGTGATGGCCGCGCGCATCGCCGAACACCCGGACGTGCGATTGCCCCTGATGGTCTGCCAGGACGGGTTCATCATTTCCCACTCCATCCAGACCATGCAGCTGGAAGACGACAAGGCCGTGAAGGCCTTCGTGGGTCCCCACCTGCCCTACCACTCCATCCTGGACACGGCAAAACCTGTCACCTGGGGCGCGCTGGACCTGCAGGACTATTACATCGAACACAAGCGCGGCCAGGAACAAGGCATGCGCAACGCCTTGCGGGTGATCCAGGAAGTTTCGGACGATTTCGCCAAAACTTTCGGGCGCCAGTACAACCTCTTCGAAGACTACCGACTGGACGATGCCGAGATCGTGCTGGTGGCCATCAATTCGGTGGCCGGCGAGATCAAGGAGGTGATCGACGAATTGCGCACCAAGGGTGAGAAGGTGGGACTGCTCAAGATCCGCTCCTTCCGCCCGTTCCCGTACGAACAGATCGGGCAGGCCCTGTCCAACGCCAAGATCATCACTGTGTTGGATCGTTCCGCAAGCTTTGGCGCCCACGGGCCGTTGTTCACGGAAATCAGCACCGCCGTGTACAACTACGCATCCAACAGGCCTCTGTTGATGGGCCACACCTTCGGGTTGGGTGGACGCGAACTGACCTTGCGCCATATTGAACACGTGATCTCGGAAAGCCGCATCTGCCTGGACAAAGGCGAAGTGGGCAACCGTCAAGGGATGTGGCTCAACGTCCGCGGAGACAAGTCATGA